The DNA region AAATCCTTGGCAAAACGCTCGTAATCGATGCCGTCGATATTGTTTTTGACAAAATCGAGCAAAAACTCGGAGGTGGCCCAAATTTCCGATTCCTTCCCTTGATTCGCGTAAAGTTCGCGCTTAAACTCCCAAAACTTCTCGTTGCTTTGCGCAAAAATCGCTTCTCCCGCACTGGCGGCCATAATCGAATCCCGATCTATGAAAGGAAAGTTGGTAAAGAACAGCTCGACTTTCCCCGTATCGATAAAATCTTTTTGAAAACGCTCCATATTTTCTTCTTCCCATGTTTTACAAGCAGGACATTTGAAATCGGCAAATTCCATGACCTTCACCTTGGCGTCAGGACTTCCGAGATGCGGCTGCTTTTCGTATTTCAGCCCTTCCGCGACGAATTTACCCTTAATTTCAGTATAGTTGGGCAGATCGTTAAGGTTGGCAGAGGCCGCCGAATCTTTGAGAAAAATCACGGCAAGCGCAATGATCGCCAGGCTTAAGAGAACAATTAAAAGTAAATATACCCGGTTTGAAACTTTCGGCTGTTTACCCGCCTTTTGTTGAATCATTACTAATTCCCCCAATACTCAATTTTTTCCTAATTTTATCGAATAAGCCCGGTTATAAATGTAATTTAAGTCACAATATCCTTCTTTTTGGAAAATTGTGAGATGTTGTGAATTGATTATAAAAATTCATTCGCTTTAATACGGAATCGAGATGTAATAAAATATTAGGAATCATCAAAGGAGGGATTTTTATATGCAATATGGGCCTGATCCTAATGCAATCTAC from Paenibacillus macerans includes:
- a CDS encoding DsbA family protein; protein product: MIQQKAGKQPKVSNRVYLLLIVLLSLAIIALAVIFLKDSAASANLNDLPNYTEIKGKFVAEGLKYEKQPHLGSPDAKVKVMEFADFKCPACKTWEEENMERFQKDFIDTGKVELFFTNFPFIDRDSIMAASAGEAIFAQSNEKFWEFKRELYANQGKESEIWATSEFLLDFVKNNIDGIDYERFAKDLKDRTYMLPVKEDFKTAGYYGVNGTPQFMVNGELLPSSSYEDLVAAIEAQLSTENEQP